One Hyphomicrobium sp. CS1GBMeth3 DNA segment encodes these proteins:
- a CDS encoding zinc-dependent alcohol dehydrogenase produces MKALCWHGKSDIRYETVPDPTIEDGRDAIIKVTGCAICGSDLHLYNGVIPEMHEGDVLGHETMGEVVAVGAENKRLKVGDRVVVPFTIACGECFFCKRGYYSGCERSNPDAEKVSKLWGHSPAGLFGYSHLLGGYPGGQAEYLRVPFADVGPIKVPDSLSDEQVLFLSDIFPTGYMAAEFCDIQPGDTIAVWGCGPVGQFAIRSAFLLGAERVIALDTVPERLEMARASGAETLDFMKEDVYEAIQERTEGRGADACIDAVGTEPHTMASFDSVVDRVKVATFMGTDRPHVVRQAIQCCRNFGTVSIVGVYGGYLDKIPFGSAINRGLTFRMAQTPVQHYLPKLLGLIEDGKIDPSFVITHAAPLEDGPELYKTFRDKEDGCIKVMLKPAA; encoded by the coding sequence ATGAAGGCGTTGTGCTGGCACGGAAAGAGTGACATCCGCTACGAGACCGTGCCCGATCCGACGATCGAGGACGGGCGCGATGCCATCATCAAAGTGACGGGCTGCGCCATCTGCGGATCGGACCTCCATCTCTACAATGGCGTCATCCCGGAGATGCACGAAGGTGACGTCCTCGGGCACGAAACGATGGGCGAGGTGGTTGCCGTCGGAGCCGAAAACAAGAGGCTTAAGGTCGGCGACCGTGTCGTGGTGCCATTCACGATTGCTTGCGGTGAATGCTTTTTCTGCAAGCGGGGCTACTACTCAGGTTGCGAGCGCTCGAACCCCGACGCGGAAAAGGTGAGCAAGCTGTGGGGCCATTCTCCGGCGGGTCTGTTCGGATACTCGCATCTGCTTGGCGGCTACCCGGGCGGGCAAGCCGAATACCTGCGCGTGCCCTTCGCCGACGTCGGGCCGATCAAGGTGCCGGACAGCCTCAGCGATGAGCAGGTGCTGTTCCTCTCGGACATTTTTCCTACCGGATACATGGCCGCCGAATTCTGCGACATCCAGCCTGGAGACACCATCGCGGTGTGGGGCTGCGGGCCTGTGGGGCAATTCGCGATCCGCAGCGCTTTCCTGCTCGGCGCCGAGCGCGTGATCGCGCTGGATACTGTGCCGGAGCGTCTTGAGATGGCGCGGGCATCCGGTGCAGAGACGCTCGATTTCATGAAGGAGGACGTTTACGAGGCGATCCAGGAGCGCACCGAAGGACGCGGTGCAGACGCGTGCATCGACGCGGTCGGCACGGAGCCGCACACGATGGCCAGCTTCGATTCGGTTGTGGACCGCGTGAAGGTCGCAACGTTCATGGGCACCGACCGCCCGCATGTGGTGCGGCAAGCGATCCAGTGCTGCCGCAATTTCGGGACCGTGTCGATCGTCGGCGTTTATGGCGGCTATCTCGATAAGATTCCGTTCGGCTCAGCAATCAACAGAGGACTCACCTTCCGCATGGCGCAGACGCCCGTGCAGCATTACCTGCCGAAGTTGCTCGGCCTCATCGAGGACGGGAAGATCGATCCGTCCTTCGTCATCACCCACGCCGCCCCGCTCGAGGATGGTCCGGAGCTCTACAAGACGTTCCGTGACAAGGAGGACGGCTGCATCAAGGTGATGCTCAAACCTGCAGCGTAA
- a CDS encoding SemiSWEET transporter, protein MDGWITTAIGLAAAICTTASYIPQVKKTWETRETDDLSLRMLLTLATGLALWCVYGLARGDAVIILANAASLAMLMMLIYWTVRDRTRGKRTEQFAER, encoded by the coding sequence ATGGACGGCTGGATCACGACCGCAATCGGTCTCGCGGCGGCGATCTGCACCACCGCCTCCTACATTCCGCAGGTGAAGAAGACCTGGGAGACGCGGGAAACCGACGATCTCTCGCTGCGCATGCTCCTCACGCTCGCGACCGGTCTCGCCCTGTGGTGCGTCTATGGTCTCGCAAGAGGCGACGCCGTGATCATCCTGGCCAACGCAGCCAGCCTCGCCATGCTGATGATGCTGATTTACTGGACGGTCCGCGACCGAACGCGTGGCAAACGCACGGAGCAGTTCGCCGAGCGATAG
- a CDS encoding isoprenylcysteine carboxylmethyltransferase family protein, translating into MGFELQLVFLIGLVAASALIALLAMSSHSSAVSIWPCPDHRSWQALTFWALFRIANVATLIVIAGTWTPGVTESVPRLIATGVGAICFIFYAMGCVQLGRRNLYGATEGLNTDGIYRWSRNPQYATAMPGYVALAVGAASAPALCLAALVGVIFWQMATLEERWLLAAYGDAYDHYRSRVPRFYNVERARVALRRMANTARSKAEAVIRQR; encoded by the coding sequence ATGGGTTTTGAGCTGCAGCTCGTTTTTCTGATTGGCCTAGTCGCCGCGTCAGCGCTCATCGCGTTGCTCGCGATGTCGAGCCACTCGTCGGCCGTCAGCATCTGGCCTTGCCCCGACCACCGGTCGTGGCAAGCGTTGACCTTCTGGGCGTTGTTCCGGATCGCCAACGTCGCAACGTTGATTGTCATCGCCGGAACCTGGACGCCGGGCGTGACCGAGTCTGTGCCGAGGCTCATAGCCACCGGCGTAGGTGCGATTTGCTTCATCTTTTACGCGATGGGGTGCGTGCAGCTGGGGCGCCGGAATCTCTACGGCGCTACGGAAGGCCTCAACACCGATGGCATCTACAGGTGGAGCCGCAACCCGCAGTACGCCACCGCCATGCCGGGCTACGTAGCGCTTGCGGTCGGCGCCGCGTCCGCGCCGGCGCTCTGCCTTGCCGCTCTCGTCGGCGTCATATTCTGGCAGATGGCAACGTTGGAAGAGCGCTGGCTTCTTGCAGCCTATGGAGACGCCTACGATCATTATCGCAGCCGCGTCCCACGCTTCTACAATGTAGAGCGGGCACGCGTCGCACTAAGGCGTATGGCCAACACTGCACGCTCCAAGGCCGAAGCGGTGATACGCCAGCGCTGA
- a CDS encoding glycosyltransferase family A protein: protein MSDIKLSICIPTFNRAAYLQNALSRFETHYRFDFPYEIVISDNASTDNTQDVAEAFARKGLPVRYHRRATNGGSLANTVSAFHHAVGRYAFYHADDDFLVPDGIVEAVQYLDANPDVTVCHAPWHLYDEVADKDVAQFYTVDFDRKFARRNFAEVFQFIFERHIFPEVGLYRTSVLRSAWVPRDFCFWAFSYLAHFLDEGAVAFLRRPLYRSVTVSSIDPNRQQAGNEQVMTDWDKYRGGLEYFLYLGIKRGAIANSRDARAAFEQKCKIFTLNRMAVAVRFWAARKDYIKAYELYTRMAIGGMVDHPELTKLRDTLPLMAGIQTLAWHAASPAGIKRLILAGVSDRSALEDMLRQFGLPPDIEIIDEPRAHDRERAESTVVFVPDGRGYDRFVSLGYKPNLIFTDRDLVQHVVV, encoded by the coding sequence ATGAGCGACATCAAGCTCAGCATCTGCATCCCGACATTCAACCGCGCGGCCTATCTGCAAAACGCCCTCAGCCGTTTTGAGACGCATTACCGATTCGATTTTCCCTACGAGATCGTGATCTCGGACAATGCGTCGACCGACAACACACAAGACGTGGCCGAGGCGTTTGCCCGCAAGGGCTTACCTGTCCGCTACCATCGGCGCGCGACGAACGGGGGCTCGCTTGCCAACACGGTCAGCGCCTTTCACCACGCCGTCGGCAGATATGCCTTCTACCATGCCGACGACGACTTCCTGGTGCCGGACGGCATCGTAGAAGCCGTCCAATATCTCGATGCCAATCCGGACGTTACGGTCTGCCATGCCCCGTGGCACCTCTACGACGAGGTGGCTGACAAGGACGTGGCTCAGTTCTACACGGTCGACTTCGACAGGAAATTCGCCCGGCGCAACTTCGCAGAGGTTTTCCAGTTCATCTTCGAGCGGCATATCTTTCCGGAAGTCGGCCTCTACCGCACATCGGTGCTCCGCTCGGCCTGGGTGCCGCGCGACTTCTGCTTCTGGGCCTTTTCCTACCTTGCGCATTTCCTCGATGAGGGGGCGGTCGCCTTCCTCAGGCGGCCGCTCTATCGCTCGGTCACCGTTTCCAGCATCGATCCGAATCGCCAGCAGGCGGGCAACGAGCAGGTCATGACCGATTGGGACAAGTACCGGGGCGGGCTCGAGTATTTTCTCTATTTGGGCATCAAACGGGGCGCCATCGCGAACTCCCGGGACGCTCGGGCCGCCTTCGAGCAAAAATGCAAGATCTTCACGCTCAACCGCATGGCAGTGGCGGTGCGCTTCTGGGCGGCCCGCAAGGACTACATCAAGGCCTACGAGCTCTATACGCGGATGGCGATCGGCGGGATGGTGGACCACCCTGAGCTCACCAAATTGCGCGACACGCTCCCCCTGATGGCCGGGATCCAGACGCTGGCCTGGCACGCGGCGTCGCCTGCGGGAATCAAGCGGCTAATCCTTGCCGGCGTTTCAGACCGGTCCGCGCTGGAAGACATGCTCCGCCAGTTCGGACTGCCGCCGGATATTGAAATCATTGACGAACCGCGAGCTCACGACCGCGAGCGCGCCGAAAGCACCGTTGTTTTCGTGCCGGACGGCCGAGGTTACGACCGGTTCGTCTCCCTCGGTTACAAGCCCAACCTGATCTTCACCGACCGCGACCTGGTTCAACATGTGGTCGTCTGA
- a CDS encoding DegT/DnrJ/EryC1/StrS family aminotransferase has protein sequence MSERILYTKPSITELEASYAADAAANGWGARCYDYIDRFERGFKAHLGSEFAIATSSCTGAMHMGLAALGVGHGDEVVLADTNWIATVAPVVQLGATPVLVDILPDTWCVDPGEVERHITPRTRAIIATHLYGNLCDMDALLDIGRRTGVPVVEDAAEAIGSVWHGRRAGCMGLFGTFSFHGTKTLTTGEGGMLVTNDRALYERVLTLSNHGRRPGNARAFWPEAVGFKYKMSNIQAAIGCAQLERIDELVGRKREILASYKGHLAGLPGIAMNPEHEGTTNGAWMPTVVFNGASGVTRAALEQTFEAANIDARVFFHPLSSLPMFESRPQNTRAWSIPGRAINLPSYHDMTDAQIGRVASALIATARSGQPRRAAAVSDYEPSFLHAGTP, from the coding sequence ATGAGTGAGAGGATCCTCTACACAAAGCCGTCGATCACGGAACTCGAGGCGAGCTACGCCGCGGATGCGGCTGCAAACGGCTGGGGCGCCCGCTGTTACGATTACATCGACCGCTTCGAGCGCGGTTTCAAAGCGCATCTCGGAAGCGAGTTCGCTATTGCCACGTCGAGTTGCACAGGCGCGATGCACATGGGCCTCGCCGCGCTCGGTGTTGGCCATGGCGACGAGGTGGTCCTTGCTGACACGAACTGGATCGCGACGGTCGCGCCGGTTGTGCAGCTTGGGGCGACGCCGGTGCTCGTGGACATTCTGCCCGATACCTGGTGCGTCGATCCGGGAGAGGTCGAGCGCCACATCACGCCGCGCACGAGGGCGATCATCGCCACGCATCTCTACGGCAACCTCTGCGACATGGACGCGCTGCTCGACATCGGGCGGCGCACCGGCGTTCCCGTCGTTGAAGACGCCGCAGAAGCGATCGGCTCCGTTTGGCATGGCCGGCGCGCGGGCTGCATGGGCCTGTTCGGAACGTTCTCCTTTCATGGCACCAAAACCCTCACTACGGGCGAGGGCGGCATGCTCGTCACCAACGACCGCGCCCTCTATGAGCGCGTTCTGACGCTCTCCAATCACGGGCGGCGGCCTGGGAATGCGAGGGCGTTTTGGCCGGAGGCCGTGGGCTTCAAGTACAAGATGTCGAACATCCAGGCGGCGATCGGCTGCGCGCAGCTCGAGCGCATCGATGAGCTCGTCGGCCGAAAGCGGGAGATCCTGGCGTCCTACAAGGGCCATCTCGCGGGACTGCCTGGCATCGCGATGAACCCCGAACATGAGGGGACGACCAACGGCGCGTGGATGCCCACCGTGGTTTTCAATGGCGCGAGCGGCGTCACGCGTGCGGCGCTCGAGCAGACTTTTGAAGCTGCCAATATCGATGCCCGGGTCTTCTTCCATCCGCTGTCCAGCCTGCCGATGTTCGAGAGCCGGCCGCAGAACACCCGGGCCTGGAGCATTCCAGGCCGGGCGATCAATCTCCCCAGCTATCACGATATGACGGACGCCCAGATCGGGCGGGTCGCGTCGGCGCTCATCGCGACGGCGCGATCCGGTCAACCCCGCCGCGCTGCTGCCGTATCCGATTATGAGCCCAGCTTTCTCCATGCAGGAACGCCGTGA
- a CDS encoding CmcI family methyltransferase: MHDDRLAFEAHKRDMSLALGKDDDAFKHALTTLVRLDKYDYSYLWSWMGVPIIQMPADIMATQEVIWNTKPDIIIETGVARGGSMIFMASLLQVIGKGRVIGVDIDIRAHNRDSIEAHPLASRITLIEGPSTAPEMLAKVTAQIPDGASVMVVLDSDHSRDHVLAELRAYAPLVTEGQYLVVADTLLGRGDASQAPTKRSRVLYPGDEPYAALNAYLEETDRFEIDAALNGKLVLSSSPGGYLKCLRP, from the coding sequence ATGCACGACGACCGCCTCGCGTTCGAAGCCCACAAACGGGACATGTCGCTTGCGCTCGGCAAGGACGACGACGCGTTTAAACATGCCCTGACGACTCTCGTCCGCCTCGACAAGTACGACTACAGCTATCTCTGGTCGTGGATGGGCGTTCCGATCATCCAGATGCCGGCCGACATCATGGCGACGCAGGAGGTCATCTGGAACACCAAGCCGGACATCATCATCGAAACGGGCGTTGCGCGCGGCGGCTCGATGATCTTCATGGCTTCGCTGCTGCAGGTGATCGGAAAGGGCCGCGTGATCGGCGTCGACATCGACATCCGGGCTCATAATCGGGACTCCATCGAGGCGCATCCCCTCGCCTCCCGTATCACGCTGATCGAGGGGCCTTCGACAGCGCCTGAGATGCTGGCTAAGGTGACGGCCCAGATCCCCGATGGGGCTTCGGTCATGGTCGTGCTCGATAGCGATCACAGCCGCGATCACGTCCTGGCGGAGCTTCGCGCGTATGCGCCGCTCGTCACCGAAGGCCAGTATCTCGTTGTCGCCGATACGCTGCTCGGGCGCGGCGACGCTTCACAGGCGCCGACCAAACGCTCGAGGGTGCTTTATCCGGGTGACGAACCTTACGCTGCATTGAACGCCTACCTCGAAGAGACTGACCGTTTCGAAATCGACGCCGCGCTCAACGGCAAGCTCGTGCTTTCGAGCTCGCCCGGAGGGTATCTCAAATGCTTGCGGCCCTGA
- a CDS encoding GNAT family N-acetyltransferase: MLAALSEAAIAPRAVEQIILRPPAPDDFDALAEIRRDRDMQTLLLAVIEATDDAAVREWIARRTNNASGVFRVVADGASGAVLGYVQIADIHRHNRYGYLGIAIRRGAQRQGVGKAALRLLHELARTEVDLEKLLLTVRADNVLAIKMYLDAGYRVVGILESHFRDYEGACHDVLLLERALDEA; the protein is encoded by the coding sequence ATGCTTGCGGCCCTGAGCGAAGCCGCCATTGCGCCGAGAGCGGTCGAGCAGATCATCCTACGCCCGCCTGCGCCTGATGATTTTGACGCGCTCGCGGAAATACGCCGTGACCGTGACATGCAGACGCTATTGCTCGCCGTCATCGAGGCGACGGATGACGCCGCCGTAAGAGAATGGATCGCGCGGCGTACCAACAATGCGAGTGGCGTGTTTCGCGTCGTGGCGGATGGAGCCTCCGGTGCGGTGCTGGGTTACGTGCAGATCGCCGATATCCACCGTCATAACCGCTATGGCTATCTCGGCATCGCCATAAGGCGTGGCGCCCAGCGTCAGGGCGTCGGCAAAGCGGCTCTTAGACTGCTACACGAGCTTGCCAGGACGGAGGTTGATCTCGAAAAGCTGCTGCTTACCGTGCGCGCAGACAACGTGCTCGCGATCAAGATGTATCTCGATGCCGGATATCGTGTTGTCGGCATCCTCGAAAGCCACTTCCGAGATTACGAGGGCGCGTGTCACGACGTGCTGCTTCTCGAGCGAGCGCTGGACGAGGCGTGA
- a CDS encoding WbqC family protein: MSTAVITQPMLFPWPGFFEQLMLADTYIYLDDAQFSKGSFTNRIQLLRGGERSWMTIPLAGKGSFQKISELAAAGSDWKAGHRMLLRQSLLGAPFVDDALDILDRVYAHDTLLDLLISSIEEPARYMGIGAAREIARSSETGVTGTSWRRVLDIVRYFDGTLYVTGHGAADYLDHAAFEASGISVAYMRYSLTPWPRAGDAFTPFVSILDLIAYAGPQAAAYLHPSTVEWRAFLQRERMPV, encoded by the coding sequence GTGAGCACGGCCGTCATCACGCAACCGATGCTGTTTCCCTGGCCGGGCTTCTTCGAGCAGCTCATGCTGGCCGACACCTACATCTACCTCGACGACGCGCAATTCTCGAAGGGAAGCTTTACGAACCGTATCCAACTTCTGCGTGGCGGCGAGCGCAGCTGGATGACCATTCCGCTCGCCGGGAAAGGCAGCTTCCAGAAGATCTCCGAGCTTGCTGCCGCCGGCAGCGATTGGAAGGCTGGCCATCGTATGCTCTTGCGCCAGTCACTGCTCGGCGCCCCCTTTGTCGACGACGCGCTGGACATCCTCGACCGTGTCTACGCTCATGACACGCTTCTTGATCTCCTGATCTCAAGCATCGAGGAGCCCGCGCGCTATATGGGCATAGGCGCTGCGCGCGAGATTGCGCGGTCGAGCGAGACAGGCGTTACAGGCACATCGTGGCGGCGCGTCCTCGACATCGTGCGCTATTTCGATGGCACTCTCTATGTGACGGGGCACGGCGCCGCCGACTATCTCGACCACGCAGCCTTCGAGGCGAGCGGCATTTCCGTTGCCTACATGCGCTACAGCCTCACGCCGTGGCCGCGGGCCGGAGACGCCTTCACTCCCTTTGTCAGCATACTCGATCTCATCGCTTACGCGGGCCCGCAAGCGGCGGCCTATCTCCATCCGTCGACGGTGGAGTGGCGGGCCTTTCTTCAGAGGGAAAGGATGCCGGTATGA
- a CDS encoding phytanoyl-CoA dioxygenase family protein, translating to MTEHKPIATSAKDDFATKGYAVLRQFYDVARDIAPIQEGIRVVIALLCDKYGVDAPTATALDAMTKGYPALIAKNRAWGGEVYDAIKQIPAFLQLVSNARNPALFDTLRPGSHPGIAANGFGMRIDNPGEEKFRAQWHQEFPSQLRSVDGIVFWTPLLPVTPEMGPVQIAEGSHAEGIVPVYVDDGGVSKTGAYALYLDRAEERLARYRQVAPLTEPGDLVLMDFLTLHQSGHNVSNMPRWSIQFRYFNFAEPIGVRIGWKGSFAAGARFEDVLPELLVRRETAA from the coding sequence ATGACCGAGCACAAACCGATCGCAACTTCGGCAAAGGATGACTTCGCGACCAAAGGGTATGCCGTGCTCCGGCAGTTCTACGACGTCGCGCGCGATATCGCGCCGATCCAGGAAGGCATTCGCGTCGTCATCGCGTTGCTTTGCGACAAGTACGGCGTCGATGCGCCAACCGCGACAGCCTTGGACGCGATGACAAAGGGCTATCCGGCTCTGATCGCCAAGAATCGCGCCTGGGGTGGCGAGGTTTACGACGCGATCAAGCAGATCCCCGCATTCCTGCAGCTCGTGTCGAACGCCAGGAATCCTGCCCTGTTCGATACGCTGCGGCCGGGTTCCCATCCCGGCATTGCCGCCAACGGCTTCGGAATGCGGATCGATAACCCCGGCGAGGAGAAGTTCCGCGCGCAGTGGCACCAGGAGTTTCCCAGTCAGCTCCGCAGTGTCGACGGCATCGTGTTCTGGACGCCGCTGCTCCCGGTTACGCCCGAGATGGGGCCGGTTCAGATCGCGGAAGGCTCGCATGCCGAGGGCATCGTTCCCGTGTATGTCGACGATGGCGGCGTATCCAAGACCGGAGCTTATGCATTGTATCTGGATCGGGCCGAGGAGCGTTTGGCACGTTACCGGCAGGTCGCGCCGCTGACCGAGCCCGGCGATCTCGTGCTGATGGACTTCCTCACCTTGCACCAGTCCGGCCACAACGTCTCGAACATGCCGCGATGGAGCATCCAGTTCCGCTATTTCAATTTTGCCGAGCCAATCGGCGTTCGCATCGGCTGGAAGGGATCGTTCGCGGCGGGCGCGAGGTTCGAGGACGTGCTGCCCGAGCTTCTAGTGCGGCGCGAGACGGCCGCATGA
- a CDS encoding methyltransferase domain-containing protein, with translation MKVCRVCREAISAPAYERPAPALTSISTLIDVPTRVFVCDCCGHAQCHDLPDIHAFYDRDYRISLASDDHDQVFAVHADGTIIYRTDHQAEIALGLLDLPEGARVLDYGAAKSDTLRKVHAARPDIQPHVFEVSSDYVAAWQGWIPDAAQAVYSVPASWHGRFDAVMSHFVIEHVPDPVGFIRSISELLRLGGTLLLSLPDVSANPGDMTVADHLNHFSEASLRRALVAGGFLPTTIDSASFPGAFFAVAIRTDEPPAGGAHAHEAVERAHQICAFWRQAAANLDEQGARFAGRKAAIYGAGFYGSWIYSRVSTRVAPAAFLDRNPHLQGGSHFGVPVLPPERIPDDIEVLFIGLNPLKAKDVIAVQPWLNRAGLHHVWI, from the coding sequence ATGAAAGTCTGCCGCGTCTGCCGCGAGGCGATCAGTGCGCCCGCCTACGAGAGGCCGGCTCCGGCGCTCACTTCGATCTCGACCCTTATCGACGTGCCAACCCGCGTGTTCGTTTGCGATTGCTGCGGGCATGCGCAATGCCACGACCTTCCCGATATCCATGCCTTCTACGATCGCGACTACCGCATCTCGCTCGCCAGCGACGATCACGATCAAGTCTTTGCGGTACACGCAGACGGAACCATCATCTATCGCACGGATCATCAGGCGGAGATCGCGCTCGGGCTGCTCGATCTCCCGGAAGGTGCGCGTGTGCTGGACTACGGCGCTGCCAAATCTGACACCTTGCGCAAGGTCCACGCTGCGCGCCCGGACATCCAGCCTCATGTCTTCGAAGTCAGCAGCGACTACGTCGCGGCGTGGCAAGGCTGGATTCCTGATGCCGCGCAGGCGGTCTATTCCGTGCCAGCATCGTGGCACGGTCGTTTCGACGCGGTGATGAGCCACTTCGTCATCGAGCACGTTCCGGATCCCGTGGGGTTCATCCGTTCGATTTCAGAGCTCTTGCGCCTGGGCGGCACGCTGCTTCTTTCGCTACCCGATGTTTCCGCCAATCCCGGGGACATGACGGTGGCCGATCACCTCAATCATTTCAGCGAAGCTTCGCTGCGACGCGCCCTGGTTGCCGGGGGTTTCCTGCCGACGACGATCGATAGCGCGTCATTTCCGGGAGCGTTCTTTGCCGTCGCGATCCGTACGGATGAGCCTCCGGCGGGCGGAGCGCATGCGCACGAGGCTGTCGAGCGTGCGCACCAGATTTGCGCCTTCTGGAGGCAGGCCGCGGCGAACCTCGACGAGCAGGGCGCGCGCTTCGCGGGTCGCAAGGCAGCCATTTACGGGGCTGGGTTCTATGGGAGCTGGATCTATAGTCGCGTCAGCACGCGGGTTGCTCCCGCGGCCTTCCTGGACCGGAACCCTCATCTGCAGGGCGGGAGCCATTTCGGTGTGCCGGTCTTGCCCCCCGAGCGCATCCCAGATGACATCGAGGTGCTCTTCATCGGGCTCAACCCGCTCAAGGCGAAAGACGTGATCGCCGTGCAGCCTTGGCTGAACCGCGCCGGGCTTCACCACGTCTGGATCTAG
- a CDS encoding ANTAR domain-containing protein, whose amino-acid sequence MAPSNPDSTLKILVIDENPIRRAIIEAGLKEAGFTAVTMLVNTTRLVDHIYNLDPDVVLIDLENPSRDVLEQMFQVSRTVRRPIAMFVDRSEKSEIEAAIEAGVSAYIVDGLKKERVKPILDMTVSRFHAFNRLRAELDEVKGALKDRKIIEKAKGILMKSRGIDEEHAYDLLRKTAMSQGKRIADVAKALVSAADLLNGEG is encoded by the coding sequence GTGGCACCGTCCAACCCTGACTCGACCCTTAAGATCCTCGTCATCGACGAAAACCCGATCCGGCGCGCCATCATCGAGGCGGGGCTCAAGGAGGCGGGCTTTACGGCGGTGACCATGCTTGTCAACACCACCCGCCTCGTGGATCATATTTACAATCTCGACCCGGATGTTGTGCTGATCGATCTCGAAAATCCGAGCCGCGACGTGCTCGAGCAGATGTTTCAAGTCTCGCGCACCGTGCGCCGCCCGATCGCCATGTTCGTCGATCGCAGCGAGAAAAGTGAGATCGAGGCCGCCATCGAGGCCGGCGTTTCCGCCTACATCGTCGATGGCCTCAAGAAAGAGCGCGTCAAGCCGATCCTCGACATGACGGTCTCGCGCTTCCACGCGTTCAACCGGCTGCGCGCCGAGCTCGACGAGGTCAAGGGCGCCCTCAAGGACCGCAAAATCATCGAAAAAGCCAAGGGCATCCTTATGAAAAGCCGCGGCATAGACGAGGAGCACGCCTATGACCTCTTGCGCAAGACCGCAATGTCGCAAGGCAAGCGCATCGCGGACGTTGCAAAGGCCCTTGTTAGCGCCGCTGATCTCCTGAATGGCGAGGGCTAG
- a CDS encoding CmpA/NrtA family ABC transporter substrate-binding protein: MTERATIAGSGRKREIHAGFIPLSDCAPLVIASELGFDRRYGFSLVLHREASWANIRDKVDVGALDCAHMLAPMPIAAHLGLGRATEPIIAPMALSLNGNAITVSTKLYEDMRAADGPAALAGGMMAANALAAVVRARQQAGREPLTLGMVYPFSCHNYDLRYWLAAAGIDPDNDVNLVVVPPPLIAENLKAGRVDGFCVGQPWNSLAVAEADGVIVATKSQLWSMSPEKVLGVREVFAEREPDLVRDLVRALVAAGQWLDQPENRPDAARILARPEFIGLKEEIIAPPLTGIMKCGGQQPDVIDPDLVVFHRGFANFPWRSHAVWLMTQMIRWGQVREPFNLEAVAERVFRTDLYREAVAADGGAVPPSDYKAEGEAAEKSPPHFFGGESFDPAAALAYLDRLPIRHAGAELEAFAALNR, encoded by the coding sequence ATGACCGAAAGAGCCACCATCGCCGGATCGGGCCGGAAGCGCGAAATTCACGCGGGCTTCATCCCGCTCTCCGACTGTGCACCGCTCGTCATCGCCTCGGAGCTCGGGTTTGACCGCCGCTATGGGTTCTCGCTCGTGCTGCATCGCGAGGCGTCGTGGGCAAATATTCGCGACAAGGTCGACGTCGGCGCACTCGACTGCGCGCATATGCTGGCGCCGATGCCGATCGCTGCGCATCTTGGGCTTGGCCGGGCGACCGAGCCGATCATCGCGCCCATGGCGCTGAGCCTCAACGGCAACGCGATCACGGTCTCGACCAAGCTCTATGAGGACATGCGCGCGGCCGATGGGCCGGCGGCCCTGGCCGGCGGCATGATGGCAGCAAACGCGCTGGCCGCCGTGGTGCGCGCTCGCCAGCAGGCCGGTCGCGAGCCGCTGACGCTCGGCATGGTCTATCCGTTCTCGTGCCACAACTACGACCTGCGCTACTGGCTTGCCGCCGCCGGCATCGATCCCGACAACGACGTCAATCTCGTAGTGGTGCCGCCGCCGCTGATTGCCGAGAACCTCAAGGCGGGCCGCGTCGACGGTTTTTGCGTCGGGCAGCCGTGGAACAGCCTGGCTGTTGCCGAGGCCGATGGCGTGATTGTCGCGACGAAGAGCCAGCTCTGGTCGATGAGCCCGGAAAAAGTGCTTGGCGTTCGCGAGGTGTTTGCCGAACGTGAGCCCGATCTCGTTCGCGATCTGGTCCGCGCCCTCGTCGCCGCTGGTCAATGGCTCGACCAACCCGAGAACCGGCCGGACGCAGCCCGTATCCTCGCGCGTCCCGAATTCATCGGACTCAAGGAAGAGATCATTGCGCCACCTTTGACGGGCATCATGAAGTGCGGCGGCCAGCAACCAGACGTCATCGACCCTGATCTCGTCGTGTTTCATCGCGGCTTCGCAAACTTCCCGTGGCGCTCGCACGCCGTGTGGCTGATGACGCAGATGATCCGCTGGGGCCAGGTGCGCGAGCCGTTCAATCTCGAGGCCGTCGCCGAGCGTGTTTTCAGAACAGACCTTTACCGTGAGGCCGTAGCGGCCGACGGCGGTGCCGTTCCTCCGTCCGACTACAAGGCGGAGGGTGAGGCGGCGGAAAAATCTCCTCCGCACTTTTTTGGAGGCGAGAGCTTCGATCCCGCCGCGGCGCTCGCCTATCTGGATCGGCTTCCGATCCGGCACGCAGGAGCTGAGCTCGAGGCATTCGCGGCGCTCAATCGCTGA